A DNA window from Mycolicibacter terrae contains the following coding sequences:
- a CDS encoding MBL fold metallo-hydrolase yields MPESDRLYFRQLLSGRDFAVGDPMATQMRNFAYLIGDRQTGDAVVVDPAYAAGDLLDTVEGDGMRLSGVLVTHHHPDHVGGSMMGFELKGLAELLERVSVPVHVNTHEAQWVSRITEIPMTDLTSHEHGDKVSIGDIEIELLHTPGHTPGSQCFLLDGRLVAGDTLFLEGCGRTDFPGGDSDEMYRSLQQLAALPGDPTVFPGHWYSADPSAALSEVKRSNYVFSAGSLDRWRMLMGG; encoded by the coding sequence GTGCCCGAATCCGACCGGTTGTATTTCCGCCAACTGCTCTCCGGACGCGATTTCGCGGTCGGGGACCCGATGGCCACCCAGATGCGCAATTTCGCGTATCTGATCGGTGACCGGCAGACCGGCGACGCCGTGGTGGTCGACCCGGCCTACGCCGCCGGCGATTTGCTCGACACCGTCGAAGGCGACGGCATGCGACTGTCCGGCGTGCTGGTGACGCATCACCACCCCGATCATGTGGGCGGGTCGATGATGGGATTCGAACTCAAGGGCCTCGCAGAGCTGCTGGAGCGGGTCAGCGTCCCGGTTCACGTCAATACCCATGAAGCGCAGTGGGTTTCGCGGATCACAGAGATTCCGATGACGGACCTGACCTCGCATGAGCACGGCGACAAGGTGAGCATCGGCGACATCGAGATCGAGCTGCTGCACACGCCCGGGCACACCCCGGGCAGTCAGTGTTTCCTGTTGGACGGCCGGCTCGTCGCCGGCGACACGTTGTTCCTGGAGGGCTGCGGCCGCACCGATTTTCCCGGCGGCGACTCCGACGAGATGTACCGCAGCCTGCAGCAGTTGGCCGCCCTGCCGGGCGACCCGACGGTGTTTCCCGGTCACTGGTATTCGGCCGATCCGAGCGCCGCGCTCTCCGAGGTCAAACGATCCAACTACGTATTCAGCGCCGGAAGCCTGGACCGGTGGCGCATGCTGATGGGCGGATGA